A stretch of Thermotoga sp. SG1 DNA encodes these proteins:
- a CDS encoding ROK family transcriptional regulator — MNISPTQHKILKLLIENEKISMKEMSKELSVNLSTVSRNFRPLLESGFVLKKEEVPPGIQGGRKTTLYTVNPNKFFILGIGVEQNRLIVTVLDAKGNVVEEVEKHEAFRGEEIVPVLIDCVRSLRRKFPNIVGVSVGMPGIIENNRVIFSSALDIEDFDLGGELSRNLNLEVLILNDANAAVVGYALQRRNVVYFLLSVPYYLNLPVGVGAGLWLEGRLYQGSTGASGEFEMNTLPSILKDSLTFDEVNLETMSLESLSHLIFRLSEVASFVVYLIDPETVVFGGDVALFSEAFREELKEKLLNRLKKRHVSDVEILFDSRGLWTIAVGAARAFWKRMLENYEFAQKIL, encoded by the coding sequence TTGAACATATCTCCTACACAACACAAAATCCTCAAACTTTTGATAGAGAACGAAAAGATCTCCATGAAAGAGATGAGCAAAGAGCTCTCCGTCAATCTCTCCACTGTATCCAGAAACTTCAGACCTCTTTTGGAGTCAGGTTTTGTTTTGAAAAAAGAAGAGGTCCCTCCAGGAATTCAGGGGGGGAGAAAGACAACGTTGTACACGGTGAATCCAAATAAGTTTTTCATCCTCGGTATTGGAGTTGAGCAAAACAGGCTGATTGTTACAGTGTTGGATGCCAAAGGAAACGTTGTTGAAGAAGTCGAAAAACACGAAGCGTTTCGCGGGGAAGAAATCGTTCCAGTATTGATTGATTGTGTGAGATCTCTTCGAAGGAAGTTTCCAAATATTGTCGGTGTTTCCGTTGGAATGCCAGGAATCATAGAAAACAACAGAGTGATCTTCTCTTCAGCACTCGATATAGAAGACTTCGATCTGGGAGGAGAACTCTCCAGAAACCTGAACTTGGAAGTTCTCATTTTGAACGATGCCAATGCAGCGGTGGTTGGATATGCGCTTCAGAGAAGAAATGTGGTTTATTTTCTACTCTCCGTTCCATACTATCTGAATTTGCCCGTAGGTGTTGGAGCGGGGTTGTGGTTGGAAGGGAGATTGTACCAGGGCTCAACTGGTGCTTCCGGAGAATTTGAAATGAACACACTTCCATCCATTTTGAAGGACTCTCTCACCTTCGATGAGGTAAATCTTGAGACGATGTCTCTTGAATCGCTTTCACATCTCATTTTTCGGCTTTCAGAGGTCGCTTCTTTTGTGGTTTATCTGATCGATCCAGAGACTGTTGTCTTTGGAGGAGACGTCGCTCTTTTTTCCGAAGCTTTTCGTGAAGAACTAAAAGAGAAACTTCTAAATCGCCTGAAAAAAAGACACGTTTCTGATGTTGAGATTCTTTTCGATAGCAGAGGACTTTGGACAATTGCGGTTGGAGCAGCAAGGGCTTTCTGGAAGAGGATGTTGGAAAATTACGAATTTGCCCAGAAGATCTTATAA